A stretch of Haemophilus influenzae DNA encodes these proteins:
- a CDS encoding NRAMP family divalent metal transporter has translation MASITHRRNAVLGAAFLMATSAIGPGFLTQTATFTNTLLASFGFVILLSILLDIGAQLNIWRIVIVSGKRAQDISNAVFPKAGYFLAALIVMGGLAFNIGNVGGAGLGLNSIFGIAPEMGAVISGIIAILIFLRKEAGLLMDRFAQLMGFIMVALTFYVMFKTEPPVAEAAYHSFIPEKIDPIAIVTLVGGTVGGYITFAGAHRLLDAGIQGEKAMAEVSRSSVSAILIASTMRVVLFLAVLGVVSKGVSLNPKNPAETPFEYVAGNFGQVLFGVVIWAASVTSVIGAAYTSVSFLTTLCPTIERNRNRWIIAFIVISTVVLVTVGKPAAVLVFVGTLNGLILPIALALILLAAYRSDIVGTYKHPVFLAFSGWFVVIIMAILSGKTIISYISSFFS, from the coding sequence ATGGCATCAATTACTCACAGACGAAATGCGGTTTTAGGGGCAGCTTTCTTAATGGCGACATCCGCCATAGGCCCTGGATTTTTAACTCAAACCGCAACCTTTACAAATACTTTATTAGCGAGTTTTGGCTTTGTTATTTTATTATCAATTTTGTTAGATATTGGGGCTCAACTTAATATTTGGCGAATTGTTATTGTGTCTGGCAAACGCGCGCAAGATATTTCTAATGCGGTTTTTCCGAAAGCAGGGTATTTTCTTGCTGCGCTGATTGTGATGGGCGGGCTGGCTTTTAACATTGGCAATGTTGGCGGCGCGGGGCTTGGTTTAAATTCTATTTTTGGTATAGCACCAGAAATGGGCGCAGTGATTAGTGGTATTATTGCTATTTTGATTTTTTTGCGTAAAGAAGCAGGCTTATTAATGGATCGTTTTGCGCAATTAATGGGCTTTATTATGGTTGCGCTCACATTTTATGTAATGTTTAAAACTGAACCACCTGTGGCTGAAGCAGCGTATCATTCCTTTATTCCAGAAAAAATTGATCCTATTGCTATTGTTACATTAGTGGGGGGAACCGTAGGCGGTTATATTACTTTTGCAGGCGCGCATCGTTTATTAGATGCGGGCATTCAAGGCGAAAAAGCAATGGCTGAAGTGAGCCGTAGTTCTGTATCAGCCATTTTAATTGCTTCAACAATGCGTGTTGTATTATTTCTTGCGGTGCTTGGCGTGGTGTCAAAAGGTGTGTCTCTTAATCCTAAAAATCCAGCTGAAACGCCTTTTGAATATGTAGCAGGCAATTTTGGTCAAGTGTTATTTGGAGTGGTTATTTGGGCAGCGTCTGTCACATCTGTTATTGGTGCGGCTTATACTTCAGTTTCTTTCTTAACGACCCTTTGTCCAACCATTGAACGCAATCGTAATCGTTGGATTATTGCTTTTATTGTGATTTCTACTGTTGTTTTAGTCACTGTGGGAAAGCCTGCTGCGGTATTAGTCTTTGTGGGAACATTAAATGGCTTAATATTGCCGATTGCATTGGCATTAATTTTGTTAGCTGCTTACAGAAGTGATATTGTTGGCACTTATAAACACCCTGTTTTTTTAGCTTTTTCAGGCTGGTTTGTTGTGATTATTATGGCAATATTAAGTGGAAAAACGATTATTTCTTATATTTCTAGTTTTTTTAGCTAA
- the erpA gene encoding iron-sulfur cluster insertion protein ErpA, with amino-acid sequence MDDMAVPLTFTDAAANKVKSLISEEENTNLKLRVYITGGGCSGFQYGFTFDEKVNDGDLTIEKSGVQLVIDPMSLQYLIGGTVDYTEGLEGSRFTVNNPNATSTCGCGSSFSI; translated from the coding sequence ATAGATGATATGGCGGTGCCACTGACATTTACTGATGCAGCGGCAAATAAAGTAAAAAGTTTAATCAGCGAAGAAGAAAATACTAATTTGAAATTACGCGTGTATATCACAGGGGGTGGTTGCAGCGGTTTCCAATATGGTTTTACCTTTGATGAAAAAGTCAATGACGGCGATTTAACCATTGAAAAATCAGGGGTTCAACTTGTGATTGACCCGATGAGCTTACAATATTTAATCGGCGGTACAGTCGATTATACTGAGGGTTTAGAGGGTTCACGTTTTACTGTAAATAATCCAAATGCTACCAGCACTTGTGGCTGTGGTTCATCCTTTAGTATCTAA
- the argG gene encoding argininosuccinate synthase — protein MSNTILQNLPKGQKVGIAFSGGLDTSAALLWMRQKGAVPYAYTANLGQPDEDDYNAIPKKAMAYGAENARLIDCRSQLAHEGIAAIQCGAFHISTGGIPYFNTTPLGRAVTGTMLVAAMKEDDVNIWGDGSTFKGNDIERFYRYGLLTNPNLKIYKPWLDVQFIEELGGRLEMSQFLIENGFDYKMSVEKAYSTDSNMLGATHEAKDLEQLSTGMKIVKPIMGVAFWDEKVEIKPETVTVTFEDGVPVALNGKHFDNAVDLILEANRIGGRHGLGMSDQIENRIIEAKSRGIYEAPGMALLHIAYERLVTGIHNEDTIEQYRINGIRLGRLLYQGRWFDPQALMLRETAQRWVAKAITGTVTLELRRGNDFTILNTESPNLTYEAERLSMEKVEDAPFDPVDRIGQLTMRNLDVSDTRGKLGIYAQTGLLSAIKDSVLPQLGKK, from the coding sequence ATGTCAAATACTATTCTACAGAATTTACCTAAAGGACAAAAAGTAGGGATCGCTTTCTCTGGTGGTTTAGACACTAGTGCAGCATTACTTTGGATGCGTCAAAAAGGCGCAGTGCCTTATGCCTACACCGCTAATTTAGGGCAACCCGATGAAGATGATTACAATGCAATCCCTAAAAAAGCCATGGCGTATGGTGCTGAAAATGCTCGATTAATTGATTGCCGCTCTCAACTTGCTCATGAAGGCATTGCCGCAATTCAATGTGGTGCATTCCATATTTCTACAGGCGGCATTCCTTACTTCAATACAACGCCTCTTGGTCGCGCCGTAACAGGCACAATGCTTGTAGCAGCAATGAAAGAAGATGATGTAAACATTTGGGGCGACGGCTCCACTTTCAAAGGGAATGATATTGAACGTTTCTATCGTTATGGTTTATTAACGAACCCGAATTTAAAAATCTATAAACCTTGGTTAGATGTACAATTTATTGAAGAACTTGGCGGTCGTTTAGAAATGTCTCAATTTCTTATTGAAAATGGTTTTGACTATAAAATGTCCGTTGAAAAAGCCTATTCCACTGATTCCAATATGCTCGGCGCAACCCATGAAGCAAAAGACTTAGAACAATTAAGCACAGGAATGAAAATTGTTAAGCCGATTATGGGTGTCGCATTTTGGGATGAAAAGGTTGAAATTAAACCTGAAACAGTCACAGTCACTTTTGAAGATGGCGTGCCTGTGGCATTAAATGGCAAACATTTTGATAATGCTGTTGATCTTATTCTAGAAGCCAATCGTATTGGTGGGCGTCACGGTTTAGGAATGTCAGACCAAATCGAAAATCGTATTATTGAAGCCAAATCTCGTGGTATTTATGAAGCACCAGGAATGGCATTATTGCATATCGCTTACGAACGTTTAGTCACAGGTATTCACAATGAAGATACCATCGAACAATATCGTATTAATGGCATTCGCTTAGGTCGTTTGTTATATCAAGGTCGTTGGTTTGATCCGCAAGCATTAATGTTGCGTGAAACAGCACAACGTTGGGTGGCAAAAGCAATTACAGGCACAGTAACCCTTGAACTTCGTCGTGGTAACGACTTCACAATTTTAAATACCGAATCGCCAAACTTAACCTACGAAGCAGAGCGTTTAAGTATGGAAAAAGTGGAAGATGCGCCATTTGATCCAGTTGATCGTATCGGTCAATTAACAATGCGTAATTTAGATGTATCAGACACCCGAGGTAAACTTGGCATCTATGCACAAACAGGTTTATTAAGCGCAATTAAAGATTCCGTATTGCCACAATTAGGCAAAAAATAA
- a CDS encoding YacL family protein, which produces MDFQFTHYQGNVSVKCSMEHIALANWFNTEVRSNSDKILTALSTAKSLIENQEKVLVGAEYTLFLNADEVMVRANNLAIESDEILEQDFHYYDEESLAFCGTQDFIHFLQSYVDFIA; this is translated from the coding sequence ATGGATTTTCAATTTACACATTATCAAGGCAATGTATCCGTCAAATGTTCGATGGAACACATTGCCCTTGCTAACTGGTTCAACACAGAAGTGCGGTCAAATTCAGACAAGATTTTAACCGCACTTTCTACTGCAAAATCACTTATTGAAAATCAAGAAAAAGTCTTAGTCGGTGCGGAATATACGTTATTTTTAAATGCTGATGAAGTAATGGTGCGCGCCAACAATCTCGCCATTGAATCAGATGAAATTTTAGAACAAGATTTCCATTATTATGATGAAGAAAGCCTTGCTTTTTGCGGTACGCAAGATTTTATTCATTTTCTCCAATCTTATGTTGATTTTATTGCTTAA
- a CDS encoding phosphoribosylaminoimidazolesuccinocarboxamide synthase, whose protein sequence is MTQQLPILSLKKIYSGKVRDLYEIDDKRMLMVASDRLSAFDVILDDPIPRKGEILTQISNFWFNKLAHIMPNHFTGDSVYDVLPKEEADLIRDRTVVCKRLNPIKIESIVRGYLTGSGLKDYKQTGTICGLKLPEGLVEASKLPEAIFTPSSKEEVGNHDINISYAECEKLIGADLAAQVKEKAIALYTVAAEYALTKGIIICDTKFEFGLDENGTLTLMDEVLTPDSSRFWSVDTYQAGTNPPSFDKQFVRDWLENSGWNKQAPAPKVPENIIQKTVDKYQEALDLLTK, encoded by the coding sequence ATGACACAACAACTCCCCATTTTAAGTCTAAAAAAAATATATTCAGGCAAAGTACGCGATCTCTATGAAATCGATGATAAACGCATGCTAATGGTTGCTTCTGACCGCTTATCTGCCTTTGATGTTATTTTAGATGATCCCATTCCACGAAAAGGCGAAATCCTAACTCAAATTTCCAATTTTTGGTTTAATAAACTTGCTCACATTATGCCCAATCATTTCACTGGCGACAGCGTTTATGATGTGTTACCAAAAGAAGAAGCGGATTTAATCAGAGATCGCACCGTCGTGTGTAAACGTTTGAATCCCATTAAAATTGAATCTATCGTACGTGGTTATTTAACTGGCAGTGGTTTAAAAGATTACAAACAAACTGGCACGATTTGCGGATTAAAATTGCCTGAAGGCTTGGTGGAAGCGAGTAAATTACCCGAAGCTATTTTCACGCCATCAAGCAAAGAAGAAGTTGGCAACCACGATATAAATATTAGCTATGCAGAATGCGAAAAACTTATCGGAGCTGATTTAGCCGCACAAGTAAAAGAAAAAGCTATCGCACTTTATACCGTGGCTGCAGAATATGCACTCACTAAAGGGATTATTATTTGTGACACAAAATTTGAATTTGGTTTAGATGAAAATGGCACGCTCACTTTAATGGACGAAGTATTAACGCCAGATTCTAGCCGTTTTTGGTCTGTGGATACTTACCAAGCAGGAACAAATCCCCCATCATTCGATAAACAATTTGTGCGCGATTGGTTAGAAAATAGCGGCTGGAATAAACAAGCTCCCGCACCAAAAGTGCCAGAAAATATTATTCAGAAAACCGTTGATAAATATCAAGAAGCACTGGATTTATTAACAAAATGA
- the mrcB gene encoding penicillin-binding protein 1B — protein MTSQHSAKKSSKNTPKNNRTFKGFLLKFSFTALVLTIFYGGYLDWQIRSKMDGQIWHLPAEVYSRLESVKIADNLAFDEVIQILLDNEYRQTTMVAAPGDFKLEDDSIVILRRAFPFPDKAEPQRVLRLRFSHNKLSRIEDLVTVKTVDEFRLAPKLIAMLQSDNEDRLAIPLQNYPRLLIDTLILTEDRRFYEHNGINPVGILRALIANIRAGQTVQGGSTLTQQLVKNLFLSRERTITRKANEALMSLVLDWRYDKNRILETYLNEIYLGQNGDTQIHGFELASQFYFGRSIREISLDQIALLVGMVKGPSLYNPWRNPQNALERRNIVLRLMLEHKMIGDELYQLLSQRPLGVQKKGQISRKYPAFIQTLQADLRRELGEHKISSLLGARIFSTMDLKQQAQAENAVVNTVSQLQLKMKNPHLEGAMIITDYRTGEIRAVVGGLQTQYAGFNRALMAKRQIGSLVKPSIYLTALSNPEQFRLNTPINNQPITINVKGSPPWQPRNYDKKYSDSVMLMDALARSLNIPTVNIGMKVGLSKVIDTQKAMGWDNVEIPKVPAMLLGSYSISPYDVTKLYQTLANQGGRIALTTVDSIADRQGNLIFQHDKSAKQVVPQEAAFQTLFAMQQTVERGTARSLQKDYADLHLAGKTGTTNESRDTWFVGIDGKNISTVWLGRDDNGETKLTGASGALQIYKDYLNRTNIEKLAITPPTTVKWVGINQYGDWDCESYRTIPVWLNNGQNFCGETSSPSLTPTTETETPPQESLWDVLDNPNPPAQ, from the coding sequence ATGACTTCTCAACACTCCGCTAAAAAATCATCGAAAAACACGCCAAAAAATAACCGCACTTTTAAAGGTTTTTTACTTAAATTTAGCTTCACTGCACTTGTCTTAACGATTTTTTACGGCGGTTATCTCGATTGGCAAATTCGTTCTAAAATGGACGGTCAAATTTGGCATTTGCCTGCGGAAGTTTATAGTCGCTTAGAAAGTGTGAAAATTGCCGATAATCTCGCTTTTGATGAAGTCATTCAAATTTTATTAGATAACGAATATCGCCAAACTACAATGGTTGCCGCACCTGGCGATTTCAAATTAGAAGATGATAGCATTGTAATACTTCGCCGTGCTTTTCCTTTCCCCGATAAAGCAGAGCCTCAGCGAGTTTTGCGCTTGCGTTTTAGCCATAATAAGTTATCTCGCATTGAAGATTTAGTCACAGTCAAAACTGTTGATGAATTTCGTCTTGCACCAAAGTTGATTGCGATGTTGCAATCAGACAACGAAGATCGTTTAGCTATTCCTTTACAAAATTATCCCCGTTTATTAATTGATACATTAATTTTAACGGAAGATCGCCGCTTTTATGAACATAATGGCATTAATCCAGTGGGGATTTTACGCGCATTAATTGCGAATATTCGTGCAGGTCAAACGGTACAGGGCGGAAGTACGCTCACTCAACAATTAGTCAAAAATTTATTTTTATCGCGCGAACGCACCATTACACGTAAAGCCAACGAAGCCTTGATGTCATTGGTTTTAGATTGGCGTTACGATAAAAATCGCATTCTCGAAACCTATCTTAATGAAATTTATCTCGGGCAAAATGGCGATACGCAAATTCACGGTTTTGAATTAGCCAGCCAATTTTATTTTGGTCGTTCGATTCGTGAAATTAGCTTAGATCAAATTGCCCTTTTAGTGGGGATGGTCAAAGGCCCTTCACTTTATAATCCTTGGCGTAATCCACAAAACGCACTCGAACGTCGCAACATTGTTTTAAGGCTAATGCTTGAACATAAAATGATCGGCGATGAACTTTATCAATTATTAAGTCAGCGACCTTTAGGTGTGCAAAAGAAAGGGCAAATCTCGCGTAAATACCCTGCATTTATTCAAACTTTACAAGCAGATTTACGCCGTGAACTGGGCGAACACAAAATATCCAGTTTACTTGGCGCACGTATTTTTTCCACAATGGATTTAAAACAACAAGCTCAAGCAGAAAATGCAGTGGTCAATACCGTTTCGCAATTACAACTGAAAATGAAAAATCCCCATTTAGAGGGAGCGATGATTATAACGGATTATCGCACAGGCGAAATTCGTGCAGTAGTTGGCGGTTTACAAACGCAATATGCAGGCTTTAATCGTGCATTAATGGCAAAACGTCAGATTGGTTCTTTAGTAAAACCTTCTATTTATTTGACCGCACTTTCTAACCCAGAACAGTTCCGTTTGAATACCCCAATTAATAACCAACCAATAACAATTAATGTCAAAGGTAGCCCGCCGTGGCAGCCACGCAACTATGACAAAAAATATAGTGATTCAGTAATGTTAATGGATGCCTTAGCCCGTTCTTTAAATATTCCCACTGTAAATATTGGTATGAAAGTTGGCTTGAGCAAAGTCATTGACACGCAAAAAGCGATGGGCTGGGACAACGTGGAAATTCCTAAAGTGCCTGCGATGTTGCTCGGTTCTTATAGCATTTCGCCTTATGATGTCACAAAACTTTATCAAACCCTTGCCAATCAAGGTGGGAGAATTGCGCTTACAACCGTCGATAGTATTGCAGATCGTCAAGGTAACCTAATTTTTCAACACGATAAAAGTGCAAAACAAGTGGTGCCACAAGAAGCGGCATTCCAAACCTTATTTGCAATGCAACAAACTGTTGAACGTGGTACAGCTCGCAGTTTGCAAAAGGATTACGCTGATTTACATTTAGCAGGCAAAACAGGCACAACCAATGAATCACGCGATACGTGGTTTGTGGGAATTGACGGAAAAAATATCAGCACCGTCTGGCTTGGTCGCGATGATAATGGCGAAACAAAACTGACTGGTGCTTCTGGCGCATTGCAAATTTATAAAGATTATTTAAACCGTACAAATATTGAAAAATTAGCAATTACTCCCCCTACAACAGTGAAATGGGTGGGGATAAATCAATACGGTGACTGGGATTGTGAGAGTTATCGAACAATTCCTGTTTGGCTAAATAATGGTCAGAATTTCTGTGGCGAAACATCATCTCCCTCTCTCACGCCAACAACTGAAACAGAAACACCACCACAAGAAAGCCTGTGGGACGTATTGGATAATCCCAATCCACCCGCTCAATAA
- the map gene encoding type I methionyl aminopeptidase, with translation MAIPIRTEKEIVKLREACKLASDVLVMIEPYVKAGVTTGELDRICHEYMVNEQKVIPACLNYHGFPKATCISINEVVCHGIPSDDKVLKNGDIVNIDVTVIKDGYFGDNSKMYIVGGETNIRSKKLVEAAQEALYVGIRTVKPDIRLNEIGKAVQKYTESQTFSVVREYCGHGVGTEFHCEPQVLHYYADDGGVILKPGMVFTIEPMINAGKKEVRVMGDGWTVKTKDRSHSAQYEHQLVVTETGCEVMTIRDEEIAEGRISRIMVNV, from the coding sequence ATGGCTATTCCAATTAGAACTGAAAAAGAAATTGTAAAGTTACGTGAGGCATGCAAATTGGCTTCCGATGTGCTGGTAATGATTGAACCTTACGTAAAAGCAGGCGTAACCACAGGCGAACTTGATCGCATTTGCCATGAATATATGGTAAATGAACAAAAGGTTATCCCTGCGTGTTTGAATTATCACGGTTTCCCAAAGGCGACCTGTATTTCCATTAACGAAGTCGTTTGTCACGGTATTCCAAGTGACGATAAAGTGTTAAAAAATGGCGATATTGTGAATATTGATGTTACCGTGATTAAAGACGGTTATTTTGGCGATAACTCAAAAATGTATATCGTGGGTGGCGAAACGAATATTCGTAGTAAAAAATTAGTGGAAGCGGCACAAGAAGCATTATATGTTGGGATACGCACTGTAAAACCCGATATTCGTTTAAATGAAATAGGTAAAGCCGTGCAAAAATATACGGAAAGCCAGACTTTCAGCGTTGTGCGTGAATATTGCGGACACGGCGTTGGTACGGAATTTCACTGCGAACCTCAAGTATTGCATTATTACGCCGATGATGGCGGCGTGATTTTAAAACCCGGAATGGTGTTTACTATTGAGCCAATGATTAACGCAGGCAAAAAAGAAGTGCGCGTAATGGGAGATGGTTGGACAGTAAAAACCAAAGATCGCAGCCATTCAGCACAATACGAACATCAACTTGTTGTCACGGAAACTGGTTGTGAAGTAATGACTATCCGCGATGAAGAAATTGCAGAAGGTCGAATTTCGCGGATTATGGTGAATGTGTAA
- the pxpA gene encoding 5-oxoprolinase subunit PxpA has product MKKIDLNADIAEGFPFDESLLQLLSSANIACGLHAGGAKEMQSAVKFAKENKVRIGAHPSFPDRENFGRTAMALSSQELIAHLRYQLGALKAICDGEGAVISYVKPHGALYNQAAKDEKIARVIAQTVYQFDPNLKLMGLAGSLMLRIAEEEKLQTISEVFADRHYMPDGSLVPRSQPNAMVESDKEAIQQVLQMVTKGQVNAIDGSLVPVKAESICLHGDNQHSLQFAKRIVEELEKNHIKITA; this is encoded by the coding sequence ATGAAAAAAATTGATTTAAATGCAGATATTGCAGAGGGTTTTCCTTTTGATGAAAGTTTATTGCAGTTGCTTTCTTCTGCAAATATTGCTTGTGGCTTACACGCTGGGGGCGCAAAGGAAATGCAAAGTGCGGTCAAATTTGCGAAAGAAAATAAGGTGCGTATTGGTGCACATCCTAGTTTTCCTGATCGCGAAAATTTTGGTCGTACGGCAATGGCGTTGTCTTCACAGGAATTAATCGCACATTTGCGTTATCAATTGGGGGCATTAAAAGCGATTTGTGATGGCGAGGGGGCGGTAATTAGTTATGTTAAACCTCACGGTGCGTTATATAACCAAGCAGCAAAAGATGAAAAAATAGCGCGTGTAATTGCACAAACCGTTTATCAATTTGATCCGAATTTGAAATTAATGGGGTTAGCAGGCAGTTTAATGTTGCGCATCGCAGAGGAAGAAAAATTGCAAACGATTTCTGAAGTTTTTGCCGATCGACATTATATGCCTGATGGGAGTTTGGTGCCTCGTTCTCAACCAAATGCAATGGTGGAATCTGATAAGGAAGCCATTCAACAAGTGTTACAAATGGTAACAAAGGGGCAAGTCAATGCCATTGATGGAAGCCTTGTGCCTGTAAAAGCAGAAAGTATTTGCTTACACGGCGATAATCAACATTCTTTACAATTTGCTAAACGCATTGTGGAAGAATTAGAAAAAAATCATATCAAAATAACGGCATAA